The proteins below come from a single Tsuneonella deserti genomic window:
- a CDS encoding TlyA family RNA methyltransferase, with protein MGKKRLDQLLVDRGLAESRTRAQALVMAGLVFSGETKLAKSGQSLPEDAPIEVRGRDHPWVSRGGIKLAHALDVFALDPAGAAAMDIGSSTGGFTDVLLQRGASRVFAVDSGTNQLAWKLRQDSRVTVLEQTSARVLTRELIDVPCTWVVCDASFIGLAKVLERPLDLAAPDCRLVALIKPQFEVGRDEVGKGGVVRDPALHARVCEEVRGWLERSGWTVDGLVPSPITGPEGNVEFLLAARRGQVAPAAMLRQDGAGEESAEAE; from the coding sequence ATGGGAAAGAAGCGCCTGGACCAGTTGCTCGTCGATCGCGGGCTCGCCGAAAGCCGCACCCGCGCGCAGGCGCTGGTCATGGCGGGCCTCGTGTTCTCGGGGGAAACGAAGCTTGCCAAGAGCGGGCAAAGCCTGCCCGAAGACGCGCCGATCGAGGTGCGGGGGCGCGACCACCCGTGGGTTTCGCGCGGCGGAATAAAGCTGGCTCACGCGCTCGACGTCTTCGCGCTCGATCCCGCGGGGGCGGCGGCGATGGACATCGGCAGTTCGACCGGCGGCTTCACCGACGTTCTCCTGCAACGCGGGGCGTCACGTGTGTTCGCGGTCGATTCGGGCACCAACCAGCTTGCCTGGAAATTGCGCCAGGACAGCCGCGTGACGGTGCTGGAGCAGACCAGCGCCCGCGTGCTGACGCGCGAACTTATCGATGTGCCGTGCACCTGGGTGGTGTGCGATGCCTCGTTCATCGGTCTTGCCAAAGTGCTCGAACGCCCGCTCGATCTGGCCGCGCCCGATTGCCGCCTCGTCGCGCTGATCAAGCCGCAGTTCGAAGTGGGCCGTGATGAAGTCGGCAAGGGCGGGGTGGTTCGCGATCCTGCGCTCCACGCACGTGTGTGCGAAGAGGTGCGCGGCTGGCTGGAACGCAGCGGCTGGACGGTCGATGGCCTCGTCCCCAGCCCTATCACCGGGCCTGAAGGCAACGTGGAATTCCTCCTCGCTGCCCGGCGCGGCCAAGTTGCGCCGGCCGCAATGCTCCGCCAAGACGGGGCAGGGGAAGAATCGGCGGAGGCGGAATGA